The Glycine soja cultivar W05 chromosome 6, ASM419377v2, whole genome shotgun sequence genome has a window encoding:
- the LOC114414893 gene encoding ankyrin repeat-containing protein BDA1-like — protein MIDSLISAAKVGDIDLLYKLIQMQPYVLEHTDFMPFVDTPLHVAAAAGHASFATEIMRLKPSSVWKLNQCGLSPMHLALQNKHYRMVCRFVNINKDLVRVKGREGLTPLHIATQTGRTDLVAKFLSACPGSIEDVTVRSETALHIAVKYDQFKALEVLVGWLQRNCQRLAEDREKRVLNWQDEAGNTALHLSVLKGFPQAVRLLIDRNIDKKVKNFEDSTALDIVEINQTQAHCALIRNELVRGGALRGFSLANVPLLEEELRAKITFNERIPIYVTRLRKRISNDTRNALLVIAILFVTSTYEEALSPPGGVYQGEAMVMKMQTFFWFWSFNAWSFYLSILMICLLMPRGRISLIVTFSLSIFFGCYVFSKMVISPSLKLNTATAVMPCIFIVFYSWGSSIYIRLAKKLKMYGYRQKDALKFSRGNRW, from the exons ATGATTGACTCATTAATTTCTGCTGCGAAAGTCGGTGACATAGACCTGCTCTACAAACTAATTCAGATGCAACCATATGTGTTGGAGCACACAGATTTCATGCCATTTGTTGATACTCCTTTGCATGTTGCAGCCGCAGCTGGGCATGCAAGTTTCGCCACTGAGATCATGAGACTCAAGCCTTCATCTGTATGGAAGCTGAATCAATGTGGCCTTAGCCCCATGCACCTTGCCTTGCAGAACAAGCATTACAGAATGGTGTGTCGCTTTGTGAACATCAACAAGGACCTTGTTAGAGTCAAAGGGAGGGAAGGTCTCACTCCTTTGCATATTGCTACTCAAACTGGGAGAACTGATCTTGTGGCTAAGTTCTTGTCGGCTTGCCCTGGTTCCATTGAAGATGTGACCGTCCGAAGTGAGACTGCGTTACACATTGCTGTGAAATATGATCAGTTTAAGGCCTTGGAGGTCTTGGTTGGATGGCTTCAGAGAAATTGCCAAAGACTTGCTGAGGACCGGGAAAAAAGGGTTTTAAATTGGCAAGATGAAGCAGGCAACACCGCTCTCCATCTTTCAGTTCTCAAAGGCTTCCCACAG GCAGTTAGGTTGTTGATAGACCGCAACATAGACAAAAAAGTCAAGAACTTTGAGGACTCAACAGCGTTGGACATAGTGGAGATCAATCAAACTCAGGCTCACTGTGCATTGATCAGAAATGAGTTGGTTAGAGGAGGAGCTTTACGTGGGTTTTCACTAGCCAATGTTCCACTCCTAGAAGAAGAGCTAAGAGCAAAAATCACATTCAATGAGCGAATACCAATCTATGTTACTCGTCTCAGAAAGCGAATATCAAACGATACACGCAATGCTTTGTTGGTGATTGCTATTCTCTTCGTAACGAGCACGTACGAAGAAGCACTTAGCCCCCCCGGTGGAGTTTACCAAGGTGAGGCTA TGGTGATGAAAATGCAAACGTTCTTCTGGTTTTGGTCCTTCAATGCATGGTCCTTTTATCTATCAATTTTGATGATATGTTTGTTAATGCCACGAGGGCGCATCAGCCTTATAGTTACTTTCTCACTTTCTATCTTTTTTGGGTGCTACGTGTTCTCCAAGATGGTTATATCACCCAGCCTCAAGTTAAACACTGCCACTGCGGTTATGCCATGCATATTTATCGTCTTCTACAGTTGGGGAAGTTCGATATACATTAGGTTAGCCAAAAAACTTAAAATGTACGGTTATAGACAAAAAGACGCGTTGAAGTTTTCCAGAGGAAATAGATGGTAA
- the LOC114414887 gene encoding uncharacterized protein At1g32220, chloroplastic-like yields MRTVLSRLIHSTPSISRINAVSIRGRDLFFPNVCFKVEEAVNVPPPPTEKVVLFGGDWFVGSHFFREALERGMSAGSPSRSGRSSLHDSWARNFAWYQGNLFSTASLRKHLNGATAVISFMGGFGSNIKAIRAASDQGVKRFVYISAAECGVVNDLLQGYNIGKRAAETELLNRFPFGGVILRPGFLYGPGFFYGPRSVASPLEMVLQVAKPSNQIPLVGPLLTPPVSVTAVAKVAVTAATATDPVFPPGIIDAYGIRRLLSE; encoded by the exons ATGAGGACAGTGCTTTCGCGCTTGATCCATTCCACGCCTTCCATTTCCAGGATCAA TGCAGTGTCAATCCGCGGGAGAGATCTCTTCTTTCCAAATGTCTGCTTTAAAGTTGAAGAAGCAGTTAATGTGCCTCCACCCCCAACGGAAAAG GTTGTTCTGTTTGGAGGCGATTGGTTTGTTGGATCACACTTTTTTAGAGAAGCCCTAGAACGTGGCATGTCTGCTGGGAGTCCTagcag GTCTGGTAGGTCATCCCTGCATGATTCCTGGGCTAGGAATTTTGCTTGGTATCAAG GGAATCTCTTTTCAACTGCTTCATTGAGAAAACATCTGAATGGGGCCACTGCTGTT ATCTCATTTATGGGTGGTTTTGGCTCCAACATCAAAGCTATTAGAGCAGCTTCAGATCAAG GTGTTAAAAGATTTGTCTATATCTCTGCTGCTGAATGTGGTGTAGTAAATGACTTACTGCAGGGCTATAATATAGGAAAG AGAGCTGCTGAAACAGAGCTTCTGAACAGATTTCCATTTGGAG GAGTAATTCTGAGGCCAGGATTTTTATATGGGCCAGGATTTTTTTATGGGCCTCGAAGTGTTGCATCTCCATTGGAAATG GTTCTCCAAGTTGCTAAACCATCGAACCAGATCCCACTTGTTGGGCCTTTGTTGACACCTCCTGTCAGTGTTACTGCGGTGGCAAAAGTTGCTGTTACAGCTGCTACTGCTACTGATCCTGTATTTCCCCCGGGGATCATTGATGCCTATGGAATACGACGTTTACTGTCAGAATAA
- the LOC114414888 gene encoding uncharacterized protein At1g32220, chloroplastic-like isoform X2, whose amino-acid sequence MRTVLSRLIHSTPSISRINATVVSISGRNLFFKVEEAETVNVAPHLFFTFEENGPPPPTEKVFYQHNRNLFSTDSLTEALNGATAVISFMGGFGSNIKAIRAASDQGVKRFVYISTADFGVVNDLLQGYNIGKRAAETELLNRFPFGGVILRPGFFYGTRRVGSPLEMVLPPLVGPLMTTAPVNVTAVAKVAVTAATATDPVFPPGIIDAYGIQRLLSEYI is encoded by the exons ATGAGGACAGTGCTTTCGCGCTTGATCCATTCCACGCCTTCCATTTCCAGGATCAA TGCCACGGTAGTGTCAATCAGCGGGAGAAATCTCTTCTTTAAAGTTGAAGAAGCAGAGACTGTAAATGTGGCTCCACATCTCTTCTTTACATTTGAAGAAAATGGGCCTCCACCCCCAACGGAAAAGGTCTTCTACCAACATAACC GGAATCTCTTTTCAACTGATTCATTGACAGAAGCTCTGAATGGGGCCACTGCTGTT ATCTCATTTATGGGTGGTTTTGGCTCCAACATCAAAGCTATTAGAGCAGCTTCAGATCAAG GTGTTAAAAGATTTGTCTATATCTCTACTGCTGACTTTGGTGTAGTAAATGACTTACTGCAGGGCTATAATATAGGAAAG AGAGCTGCTGAAACAGAGCTTCTGAACAGATTTCCATTTGGAG GAGTAATTCTGAGGCCAGGATTTTTTTATGGGACTCGAAGAGTTGGATCTCCATTGGAAATG GTTCTCCCACCACTTGTTGGGCCTCTGATGACGACAGCTCCTGTCAATGTTACTGCGGTGGCAAAAGTTGCTGTTACAGCTGCTACTGCTACTGATCCTGTATTTCCCCCGGGGATCATTGATGCCTATGGAATACAACGTTTACTGTCAGAATATATCTAA
- the LOC114414892 gene encoding histidine kinase 5-like, whose product MLGEMENDSIEDMDIEALPSMWPQDIGTEVGKQFNIEKAGRDQDMLEEVTIIEEPTIVDFKRLMELTDFTEKGSSQLAYLMKQWEYKQASVVRLLREELDNLSKQRQDAELRKLEILEEHRFEEEQYGGDKRPVSILDEVYDGIWQDIPCRKSDVVVQNKRSEIDVEYDTVMYWKQRALHSEKQLEASIQREEILEEKLHERIANIERQSSPVEELSQILKRADNFLHFILQNAPVVIGHQDKELRYCFIYNHFPSLHEEDIIGKTDVEIFTGAGVKEAQEFKREVLEKGLPAKREITFETELFGSKTFLIYVEPVFSKAGETIGINYMGMDITDQVRKRERMAKIREEIAVQKAKETELNKTIHITEETMRAKQMLATMSHEIRSPLSGVVSMAEILSNTKLDWEQRQLLDVMLSSGDLVLQIINDILDLSKVESGVMKLEATKFRPREVVKHVLQTAVVSLQKILTLEGHVADDVPIEVIGDVLRMRQILTNLISNAIKFTHEGRVGINLYVVSKPNFAKAEAMNGDTEEQPYSAETTVWIRCDVYDTGIGIPEDAIPTLFKRYMQVSADHTRKYGGTGLGLAICKQLVELMGGQLTVSSKEHYGSTFTFILPYKVSIACDHSDDPDELSDLENNDVASDDTIESFFQYQPHTLGSLFSSNGSSRTQKLLTHKIGYTSSHKLGGFSESLYSKGTCSVDDASSVVDAPETSELASSSGHSLETKNKSLVRRDKQHQDKARAWSFNGYADSSEVTVSNGEMAGATKSSEPQQTCQGQGKANTTTQCVTSSSTSEVTKSTIKPKILLVEDNKINVMVTQSMMKQLGHSIDVVNNGVEAVRAVQRHTYDLILMDVCMPVMDGLQETKLIRTFEETGNCDAARSSGIEESLPDPDYECYVPFTKRVPIVAMTANALSESAEECFANGMDSFVSKPVTFQKLKECIEQYLVNFS is encoded by the exons ATGCTCGGCGAGATGGAGAATGATTCTATAGAGGACATGGACATTGAAGCCCTTCCTTCAATGTGGCCTCAAGATATTGGAACCGAGGTTGGGAAGCAGTTTAATATAGAAAAGGCTGGAAGGGACCAAGACATGTTAGAGGAGGTTACAATCATAGAGGAGCCAACTATAGTTGATTTCAAGCGTCTCATGGAGCTTACAGATTTTACAGAAAAGGGCTCTTCTCAGTTGGCATATCTAATGAAGCAATGGGAGTACAAACAGGCCAGTGTCGTGCGTCTTCTCAGAGAAGAACTTGACAACCTAAGCAAGCAAAGGCAGGATGCTGAGCTCAGGAAGTTGGAGATATTGGAAGAGCATCGATTCGAGGAAGAACAATATGGGGGAGATAAGCGTCCAGTTTCTATATTGGATGAAGTTTATGATGGTATATGGCAAGATATACCTTGCAGGAAAAGTGATGTTGTGGTTCAAAACAAGAGGAGTGAGATTGATGTTGAGTATGACACTGTCATGTACTGGAAACAGCGAGCGTTGCATTCAGAGAAGCAGCTGGAGGCAAGTATCCAAAGAGAAGAGATACTTGAAGAAAAGTTGCATGAAAGAATAGCAAACATTGAAAGGCAGTCCTCTCCTGTGGAAGAACTCTCCCAGATCCTGAAGAGAGCAGATAATTTCTTGCATTTTATACTCCAAAATGCACCTGTTGTTATTGGCCATCAG GACAAAGAGTTGCGCTATTGCTTTATCTATAATCATTTTCCAAGTTTACACGAGGAG GATATCAtaggaaaaaccgatgttgaaatatTCACGGGAGCTGGTGTTAAGGAAGCTCAAGAATTTAAGAGAGAAGTTTTGGAAAAAGGACTACCTGCAAAAAGGGAAATCACTTTTGAGACAGAACTATTTGGGTCAAAGACATTTTTGATATATGTAGAGCCTGTGTTTAGCAAAGCAGGGGAGACAATTGGAATAAATTACATGGGAATGGATATAACAGATCAG gtgagaaaaagagaaaggatGGCAAAGATTCGGGAAGAGATTGCTGTTCAGAAAGCCAAGGAAACAGAACTGAATAAAACCATTCACATTACAG AGGAGACTATGCGAGCAAAACAAATGTTGGCAACAATGTCTCATGAGATAAGATCTCCATTGTCTGGGGTTGTTAGCATGGCTGAAATTCTTTCTAACACAAAACTCGATTGGGAGCAAAGACAACTCCTGGATGTCATGCTATCTTCGGGAGATTTGGTTCTTCAAATTATAAATGACATACTTGATCTTTCCAAGGTCGAGTCAG GAGTGATGAAATTGGAAGCTACAAAATTCCGGCCAAGAGAGGTAGTCAAGCATGTACTCCAGACCGCTGTGGTTTCATTGCAGAAAATATTAACCTTAGAAGGACATGTAGCAGATGATGTACCTATTGAG GTCATTGGTGATGTTTTAAGGATGCGGCAAAttctcacaaatttaattag CAATGCCATCAAGTTTACCCATGAAGGCAGAGTTGGAATAAACCTTTACGTTGTGTCAAAGCCTAATTTTGCAAAAGCAGAAG CAATGAATGGAGACACTGAGGAGCAACCTTATTCAGCTGAAACAACGGTGTGGATACGTTGTGATGTATATGACACAGGCATAGGAATACCAG AAGATGCTATACCAACCTTATTTAAAAGGTACATGCAAGTCAGTGCAGACCACACTCGAAAGTATGGTGGCACAGGGCTAGGACTAGCAATATGCAAACAACTG GTTGAGTTGATGGGGGGTCAACTAACAGTTTCTAGCAAAGAACACTATGGTTCTACTTTCACTTTCATTCTTCCATACAAGGTTTCAATCGCTTGTGATCATTCTGATGATCCGGATGAGCTTTCTGATTTGGAGAATAATGATGTCGCATCTGATGATACAATAGAGAGTTTCTTCCAATACCAACCACACACTTTGGGCTCtcttttctcttctaatggatCTAGCAGGACACAGAAGTTATTAACACACAAAATTGGCTACACCAGCTCACATAAACTTGGTGGATTTTCTGAGAGTTTATATTCAAAAGGGACATGTTCAGTTGATGATGCATCTTCTGTGGTTGATGCTCCGGAGACGTCTGAATTGGCTAGTTCATCTGGTCACAGCctagaaacaaagaacaaaagttTGGTTAGAAGAGATAAACAGCATCAAGATAAGGCTCGTGCTTGGTCCTTTAATGGTTATGCAGATTCCTCTGAAGTTACTGTGTCAAACGGAGAAATGGCTGGAGCAACAAAGTCAAGTGAACCCCAACAAACATGTCAGGGTCAAGGGAAGGcaaacacaactactcaatGTGTTACAAGCAGCAGCACATCAGAAGTAACCAAATCCACAATAAAGCCTAAGATCCTTCTTGTTGAAGATAACAAGATTAATGTCATGGTGACACAGTCCATGATGAAGCAATTAGGCCATAGCATAGATGTTGTGAACAATGGAGTGGAAGCAGTACGTGCAGTTCAGCGCCACACTTATGACCTGATTCTGATG GATGTCTGCATGCCAGTTATGGATGGTCTTCAGGAAACAAAACTGATTCGGACTTTTGAGGAAACAGGCAATTGTGATGCTGCAAGAAGTTCGGGAATTGAGGAAAGTCTACCAGATCCAGATTATGAATGTTATGTACCATTTACAAAGCGGGTCCCCATTGTTGCG ATGACAGCAAATGCTTTGTCAGAGAGTGCTGAAGAGTGTTTTGCAAATGGTATGGACTCATTTGTGTCAAAACCTGTGACTTTCCAAAAACTGAAAGAATGTATTGAACAATACCTTGTAAATTTCAGCTAG
- the LOC114414888 gene encoding uncharacterized protein At1g32220, chloroplastic-like isoform X1 → MRTVLSRLIHSTPSISRINATVVSISGRNLFFKVEEAETVNVAPHLFFTFEENGPPPPTEKLVVFGGNRFVAKHIFREALDRGESAGCPTRSGRSSLHDSWARNFYWYKGNLFSTDSLTEALNGATAVISFMGGFGSNIKAIRAASDQGVKRFVYISTADFGVVNDLLQGYNIGKRAAETELLNRFPFGGVILRPGFFYGTRRVGSPLEMVLPPLVGPLMTTAPVNVTAVAKVAVTAATATDPVFPPGIIDAYGIQRLLSEYI, encoded by the exons ATGAGGACAGTGCTTTCGCGCTTGATCCATTCCACGCCTTCCATTTCCAGGATCAA TGCCACGGTAGTGTCAATCAGCGGGAGAAATCTCTTCTTTAAAGTTGAAGAAGCAGAGACTGTAAATGTGGCTCCACATCTCTTCTTTACATTTGAAGAAAATGGGCCTCCACCCCCAACGGAAAAG TTGGTTGTGTTTGGAGGCAATCGGTTTGTTGCAAAACACATTTTTAGAGAAGCCCTAGATCGTGGCGAGTCTGCTGGGTGTCCTaccag GTCTGGTAGGTCATCCCTGCATGATTCCTGGGCTAGGAATTTTTATTGGTATAAAG GGAATCTCTTTTCAACTGATTCATTGACAGAAGCTCTGAATGGGGCCACTGCTGTT ATCTCATTTATGGGTGGTTTTGGCTCCAACATCAAAGCTATTAGAGCAGCTTCAGATCAAG GTGTTAAAAGATTTGTCTATATCTCTACTGCTGACTTTGGTGTAGTAAATGACTTACTGCAGGGCTATAATATAGGAAAG AGAGCTGCTGAAACAGAGCTTCTGAACAGATTTCCATTTGGAG GAGTAATTCTGAGGCCAGGATTTTTTTATGGGACTCGAAGAGTTGGATCTCCATTGGAAATG GTTCTCCCACCACTTGTTGGGCCTCTGATGACGACAGCTCCTGTCAATGTTACTGCGGTGGCAAAAGTTGCTGTTACAGCTGCTACTGCTACTGATCCTGTATTTCCCCCGGGGATCATTGATGCCTATGGAATACAACGTTTACTGTCAGAATATATCTAA